ACACTCTGAAAGAACACGTGAGATAAGGAAGCAAAATGGCATAGCGCAGGTTATCCCTCTTATCATCTCCAAAATTCCATATTTAATTAAAAGACATGAACACCAGAGATGAAGAAACAGTTCTCAATTATTTAATGCTTGatagagaaatggaaagaaatcctgAAACCAAATAGTATGTACTGACTTGAGGAAAACACAGAATAACAAACCAATagttttgctgtttgttttagtAATGAACATGAAAATGTGTCCACCTCTCCACTTTGTTGGCCCTGGCCTATGTTGTACAATTCCTTAGACACAGGCCAGAAGAGAGAGGTAGTATGAAAAATGATGAGCCCTAGAGACTATCCAAATTTGCTGACTATATCAGCATTTGTTTGCTTACTCCCAGCTTCCTATGCTTTGGCATAATTCCAACCCATGTATGCTTCTTTAAAAGGCAAGCAATTTCCAGGCTGAAGTCATCAATACCAACCAACTAGGGTCAATTCATTGTCACATCTGCAATTCTCAATCCAAGATGGCACAGATCCTCCAGGCGAGAGGTACTGCTTCCTAAAGGGCCTGTGTATCCCCTTTGGTAGCACTAAATGAATGACTTTCATACTGGTAAAGACGATCAGACTGAGACATAATGTTACGGGAATATGATGTCTTAAATGTCACTGAAAGGTGGAGCAGATCCCACTGAAGCATGCACAGTGAATCCAATCAGAGTTGAAGAGAAAGTGTCACAGATGAAGCACATTGTAGTAGGAAGGAAACAATGGATCAAGGGCATCAAAGCCAAATGGGAAAAAATCAAGGATTTAATACAAGGGCAAATTTCAAACATGGCACAAAGGGCTAAAGTGGCTCTCTCTACTAAAGCCTTGGAAGTGCCTAATTGCTAATCAAACTTCAGCTAACACCATCGTGTGTCCTATTTGGGCAGTGCATCTTTTAAAGCTCTAAATTTAGGTGGGAAGCGGGGAGGGGGacataacaaataaaaacattaaaagatgGAGCTTCTGAAGTTCTAGAACTACGCAGCTGGAATCAGGACATAGGCTGAGTCTATTCTGCATGTGCCACTAACAACCAAGAACTAAGGGAAGGGAAGTTGGCTTGGGAGCAGAAGAAACTGATAATTTCTCATCCCCTATGGGGTGGAATATCTTCTCAGATGGTAGCTGTAGATCTTGATGCAATGATCCCAACAGTCCAAGACCAGCAGCTGCCCCTTAGGAGTTAGGGCTATGCCCACCGGACAGGTAAGTCCCTCTCGAATAAGGACACTATAGCCCCCACCCTTAGGAAAATGGAGAATTTCCTTGCGACTACTGTCAGCCACGATGAGATCACCACGAGCATCCACACACATGCCAGCAATGCAGCGGAAATCCTCATTCTCCGAGAAGAAGTGGCTAATCTGGCGACCCAGCTGCCCATCAGGGCCTACAGAGCCAATGGAAAAGCCACCCTCCAGGTGGTGCTCATTCTGCCGATTCTCCAGATTGAGGCCTAAGCCCTGGGTGAAGTAGACGGTGCCCTCAGCATCACAGGTGACAAATTTGGGCCGCACAGCACTACATAGGCAGCTGTATTTGACCACCCCTGATCCTCGATCAACTGTGAAACACCAAAGCTTTCCACCTTCCACATCGGTTACTACAAACTGGCCAGATGGCAGGGCTGTGATACCCCATGGTTTGCTCAGCTGGCTCCTGTGACAGGCCACGCAGTGGCCATCCAAGGTATATACCTTGAGGGAGTTATCATAGCTGTCAGTCACACCAATCAGCCCCTGGCAGTTCATTGCCACTGAGAGAGGAGTGAGGTTGGGTAGATCTGCCCCAAGGAAGCTTAGCACAAAGCTATCAATGCCACTGGGGCTGCGGCGGATTTCCTTCAAAAAGCCTTTGCGGGTAAAGACTTGTATACGATAGTTACCACGGTCAGCGACTAGTACTTCACCTTGACTGGTCACGTAGAGACTGACTGGAAGATTGAACATTCCTGGAGTGCTGCCTTTGGCCCCCATCTTCTTGAGAAAGAGGCACTGCTGGATATTGGAGGCTGCCTCAGGACCCCGCTGTTTAGCAGGTGAGGCCCTAGGGCTGGCAACCACTTCCTCCGGGCTCATGTCCATCTCTCTAAAAGTAACAGAGGTAGAGGCAGCAGAGGCTGTGGCCTCCATGGCCCAGGAATCTTCCATGTTAACTGTCCGGGGCTTCTTAACAGCTTGCCCAATTTGGAGGGGGCCAACATGACCTACCTTAAGGAGCTCCACATCTTGCAGGGTGAGCTCCCGAGGCAAGCTGGCAGTGAGCTCTGGCTCCTCCTCATCAGCTGTCTCCTCCAGTAGTGCTACATCTGCCTGCTTGATCTTGGCCAGGAAGTAGTCACAGCGAGACACAGCCTGCACCTCTGCAATGTTAAGCAGGTAACTCTGCTCCTCTACCACTTGACTATTGGACTTCTCAACTTCAGCCAAAGAGCCTGTGAAGAACTTCCGAGAGCGAGCCAGCTCATCCTGGACCCTGCGCTCCTCATGCCCATACTCCTGGAGAACTGCTTTATACCTTGCCTGAAGGTCCTTGGAGACACCTTCCAAGGCTGCCTTCCGCCGCTGCAGCTCCCCCATAAGTTCCCGCAGACGAGTTAACTTCTCTCCAAAGTCCCGACGCCGCTCCTCAGCTGCTTCTTTGACAGGGAGTGTACAGTGGCCAGGAGGCTGATGGTCTGCCTCCCGGCAGGGCTCACATAACACCAAACCACAGCTCCGGCAGAATTGCCGGGGCAGACGCCGCCCACAGGACCGACACATGAGCAGCCCCACAGCCTCGCTGAGCCCAGCTGTATCAATGATCTTTAGCACTGTCAGATTGTCTGTCAGCTGGGTCAAGCTGGTTATGCGGGTAATCTTGCTGCAAAAGGGACAGCGGACACCATTGATGCTACTGGCCAATAGCTTCTCCAGGCACTGGCGGCAGATGGTATGGCCACAGTGCAGAAGCTTGGGACGCAGCTGCTCTTCTGTGAAGGACTCCATGCAGATGGGGCATTCTAGCACTTCCCGGAGGGCATCCAGGTTCAGGTGAGAAGCTGCTGCTGCAGCCATTGCTCTTCCTTTGAAGGGTATTGCTAGCACAGCTCAGAACTGAACAGCACAGTATTCATGCCCTAGAGGGTCAAATTCCtgctaaagagaaaaagaaaccattATTCATTTTCCTCTGACTATATAAATAAATTCACTCAAGAAACATTTAGAGAATAGGTATGACCAGTCATTCAGTCATTCACTTACTTAACAACTATTTTATTGAGGTCTATTATATGTCACGTGAGGGTGACAGATAGGGAAACAAACCAGACAAAACACTGCATAGTGGGAAATAATTCAGATTCTGTAGTCTCAGACACTTACTTAGCTGCATGACCATAAGGAATTAACTCAAACTTCCAAAAGCTCTTTCCCCatcactcatctgtaaaatagaagtaATAATGGTGTCTGCCTTATATGGTTATTATAAGGGCTAAGTAACAAGATAAATATGATGTGCTTAGTATAGCACCAGGGAAGTAGTATACTTGTAATAAATGCTAATGAGCTAatgattattttcatatttggtGAATTTTACAACTTCTGATTTACACTAACAGAAAAGCATAGGAGAATTATGCACAGTAAAAGGAATAAGTATAACATGCAAGTCCACATAATGTtctgctggagtacagtggatgGAATGATGGATTCTACCTAACAGACTTGGGGAAGGCTTCCCAAAAGCAGTTTCACTCCTAAGATATGtcttgaaagaaatgaaggaatgagGATAAGGGTACTTTAAGCAAAGAAAACCATGTAAGCAAAAGtgtggaggcttttttttttttttttaatcatgtcaCAGACTTTATTCTGTCATGTTTGGGGGCCTAGGAATCATCCACAGAAGCAGAAAATTGTGATGATTAGTTTTAGGTGATCTGCAAAACATCAGATcagaaaatacacattttccaCGCATCTATCCTCCTACTTACTCACCTATCCACCCATCTAAGTTTAGGTATCTTGTTCTGTACTAGATACAAGAGGTCTTTAGGATACAGATCCTGCTCTTCAGATATTCAAACTTTATAAAAGACAAGACATGTAGGTAAATAATAATGAAGGCAGAAAGTGgtactataaatgaaataaaaactaagttTGATAGGGGTTGAGGAGTCATTCCAATTTGAAGGGATACAGAATTTTCAAAGGGAAGATGACATTTTATATTGGCCTGGAAAGATGCATAAATACatggagagggaagaaagaagtggGCAAAAGGCACAACCTTAACAAAGtttaaaagacaaaggaaaggacAAGAAGTTTCATGtattagaaagaaaacagagaatacTTAAACtctatgcattttattttctccatctttaaaatggaaataatactgTCTTTACAGAGTTAAtgtaagaatgaaataatatatagagTGTATAGAATGCTAAGATTTGGCTCTGCACCAAAAAAGCCTTAAATGAATTTtagttctcttttttattatccTTAGATTAAAACTGTGGGAGTATATATGGGGAATAGAGTAACAGACTTGGAAAGGTAAATTGGGGGAATAATTATAAAAGGTCTTCAGAGCCAAAATGAGATTTTTGAGCTTCATTTTCAAGGGCATGGTGAGGTGATGAATGTTTTGAAGCAGGAAGAAGATATGATCAAAGCAGGAATGGAGTGGGGAAACATCAGAGAAGACGGGGATAATGAGGAGTCTGAACTAGGGAGCAGGTGGTGGAAATGGAAAGATTCATTTGAGCAATATCCAGAAGTATAGTCAGTAAGATTTGAAAGGTGAGTGGATTATGGTGGGGGAGTGGTGAAGAGCTGAGATAGCCAAAGACTCAAGCCtagatgatttaaaaaatagcagtGCCTTATCAAGACTGTTTATTTCTGGCTTAGAGTACCCTCTGCTTCACCCAGTACAAACCATGAACACTCCAACCCTCttgatatacatatacttatGAAGCTGACCCAGAGAGATCTCAGTGCTCTGTAGCCTTAGGTCACTGTCAACGTATACCCCAAATCAGAATGAATAGGTCTAGCAAGTTGAGGCATATGATAGTCAGCATTTCATAAATGCAAATCCTACAGCTGTATCTGTGCAGTCTTGTGATCTGCAGATGGTCAAccacccaggagaaggaggaagtggAGGGCAAGTTCGTTTGATTTTAAGGACAATGCATTTAGCTCAAGAACACTTTGCACATGACATCAACTCTTTCTCCAGGCATAGAGAAGAAGGGGAGTTAATGTAGAGATATACATTACAACAAATTTCTACCATATTAGCTTTGGAATGCAATCTGACAAATATATAGCAGCAGACATGCACAATTATCTAAAGTCAATCCTTCCTCCCTGATATCCCACTTCCTTTGTACTGCAAGGGAAACTATGCATCTAGTGCCTATTATATGCTAGTTACTATGACAGATACTTTATATGCTTAATCTCTTTTGATCTTCATGATGACACTATGAAGtcgtaatatttttattatcctattttacagatgaggaaacgaaTGCTCAGaaaaacttgctcaaggtcacgcaGCTCAAACATAGTGGAACCTTGAAGTacagatatttttactttatttaaccCAACATTATTTCAAGCTATTTTTTACTGTCACATAACAATGATTAACTAATGTTCCCTTGACCACGCTCTGGGGAATGCTGCCTTATAGCATACACATTTTCTCCATAACACAGAAGGAACACTAATACAGTTATGAGATTCTGCTGCTATAGAGTGGGATAGATTGATTTATTAGCTGAGTGACCTACTCTCACACAGCAAGCTTAGAACCCATTATGACTCAAATCCATATCTCAGCAAAATAATATTTACCATATATCATGAGCGTAT
This genomic window from Pan paniscus chromosome 11, NHGRI_mPanPan1-v2.0_pri, whole genome shotgun sequence contains:
- the TRIM32 gene encoding E3 ubiquitin-protein ligase TRIM32, which gives rise to MAAAAASHLNLDALREVLECPICMESFTEEQLRPKLLHCGHTICRQCLEKLLASSINGVRCPFCSKITRITSLTQLTDNLTVLKIIDTAGLSEAVGLLMCRSCGRRLPRQFCRSCGLVLCEPCREADHQPPGHCTLPVKEAAEERRRDFGEKLTRLRELMGELQRRKAALEGVSKDLQARYKAVLQEYGHEERRVQDELARSRKFFTGSLAEVEKSNSQVVEEQSYLLNIAEVQAVSRCDYFLAKIKQADVALLEETADEEEPELTASLPRELTLQDVELLKVGHVGPLQIGQAVKKPRTVNMEDSWAMEATASAASTSVTFREMDMSPEEVVASPRASPAKQRGPEAASNIQQCLFLKKMGAKGSTPGMFNLPVSLYVTSQGEVLVADRGNYRIQVFTRKGFLKEIRRSPSGIDSFVLSFLGADLPNLTPLSVAMNCQGLIGVTDSYDNSLKVYTLDGHCVACHRSQLSKPWGITALPSGQFVVTDVEGGKLWCFTVDRGSGVVKYSCLCSAVRPKFVTCDAEGTVYFTQGLGLNLENRQNEHHLEGGFSIGSVGPDGQLGRQISHFFSENEDFRCIAGMCVDARGDLIVADSSRKEILHFPKGGGYSVLIREGLTCPVGIALTPKGQLLVLDCWDHCIKIYSYHLRRYSTP